The Streptomyces seoulensis genome contains a region encoding:
- a CDS encoding carbohydrate ABC transporter permease, which translates to MTSKEALAHHASSAETAPGIPPGAVRGARGRGAPDGAPSWRSRLYRWDTKASPYAFVTPFFVLFGVFTLVPLLYTVWYSLHDVQLSALDHQSWAGLDNYRNLLSSDFFWNALRNTFTIGVISTVPQLMAALWLAHMLNYRLRGSTVWRVVMLTPYATSVAAATLVFALLYSWDGGMVNWILHFFGVDAINWRESDWGSQFAVSTIVIWRWTGYNALIYLAAMQAIPADLYESAALDGANRRQQFWHVTIPQLRPTVLFTIVVSTIGATQLFGEPLLFGGVSGSKGGSEHQYQTLGLYMYDQGWIIGNLGKASAIAWSMFLILLIVAAVNLLLTRWLRRSDDHR; encoded by the coding sequence GTGACCTCAAAAGAGGCTCTCGCGCATCACGCGTCGAGCGCCGAGACCGCGCCCGGCATCCCGCCGGGCGCGGTCCGGGGCGCTCGGGGTCGCGGTGCGCCGGACGGCGCCCCCTCCTGGCGCAGCCGGCTGTACCGCTGGGACACGAAGGCGTCGCCGTACGCGTTCGTGACCCCCTTCTTCGTGCTGTTCGGCGTGTTCACGCTGGTCCCGCTGCTGTACACGGTCTGGTACTCGCTGCACGACGTGCAGTTGTCCGCGCTGGACCACCAGAGCTGGGCGGGCCTGGACAACTACCGCAACCTGCTGTCCTCGGACTTCTTCTGGAACGCCCTGCGGAACACCTTCACCATCGGCGTGATCTCCACGGTCCCGCAACTGATGGCGGCGCTCTGGCTGGCCCACATGCTCAACTACCGGCTGCGCGGCTCGACCGTGTGGCGCGTGGTGATGCTGACCCCGTACGCCACCTCGGTGGCGGCCGCGACGCTGGTGTTCGCGCTGCTGTACTCGTGGGACGGCGGCATGGTGAACTGGATACTCCACTTCTTCGGGGTGGACGCCATCAACTGGCGTGAGTCCGACTGGGGTTCGCAGTTCGCGGTGTCGACCATCGTGATCTGGCGCTGGACCGGCTACAACGCGCTGATCTACCTGGCCGCGATGCAGGCCATCCCGGCGGACCTGTACGAGTCGGCCGCGCTCGACGGTGCCAACCGGCGCCAGCAGTTCTGGCACGTGACGATCCCCCAACTGCGGCCGACGGTGCTGTTCACGATCGTGGTCTCCACCATCGGCGCCACCCAGCTCTTCGGCGAGCCCCTGCTGTTCGGCGGGGTCAGCGGTTCCAAGGGCGGCTCGGAGCACCAGTACCAGACGCTCGGGCTGTACATGTACGACCAGGGCTGGATCATCGGCAACCTCGGCAAGGCGTCCGCGATCGCGTGGTCGATGTTCCTGATCCTGCTGATCGTCGCGGCGGTCAACCTGCTGCTGACCCGATGGCTGAGGAGGTCCGATGACCACCGGTGA
- a CDS encoding ABC transporter substrate-binding protein, producing MRTSIRRSRGTVAMVAAAALATGLLAGCASDSDDGSSDAGGGDGNGKITLTVGTFGVFGYKQAGLYDEYTKLHPDISIKENVTTRTDVYWPKVLTRLQAGSGTDDIQAIEVGNITEAVQTQAAKFVDIGKDADKSQWLDWKTAQATTADGRTIGLGVDIGPMAICYRKDLFEKAGLPTDRTKLAEQWKGDWSKYVDLGKQYMKKAPKGTKYVDSASSVYNASLGGSTERNYDKDGKVVWDKSKGVKDAWDAAMSVATSDMSAKLKQFDPTWDKGFANGSFASLACPAWMLGYIGEKAGDSGKGKWDVAAAPTASNWGGSFLGVPTASKHQKEAVALAKWLTAPEQQAKVFAKQASFPSTPSAYAGLKPQADTTAYFSNAPLTQIFSDSAKTIPAQPLGPKDKPIDTAISDIGILQVEQKGKTPAQGWEAASKEIKDVLGQ from the coding sequence ATGCGTACGAGCATCCGCAGGTCCCGCGGCACGGTGGCCATGGTCGCCGCAGCCGCGCTGGCCACGGGTCTGCTGGCCGGCTGCGCCAGTGACTCGGACGACGGCTCGTCGGACGCGGGCGGCGGCGACGGAAACGGCAAGATCACGCTGACGGTCGGCACCTTCGGGGTGTTCGGCTACAAGCAGGCCGGTCTGTACGACGAGTACACGAAGCTGCACCCGGACATCAGCATCAAGGAGAACGTCACCACCCGCACCGACGTGTACTGGCCGAAGGTGCTCACCCGCCTCCAGGCCGGCTCGGGCACCGACGACATCCAGGCCATCGAGGTCGGCAACATCACCGAGGCCGTGCAGACGCAGGCCGCCAAGTTCGTCGACATCGGCAAGGACGCCGACAAGTCCCAGTGGCTGGACTGGAAGACCGCCCAGGCCACCACCGCGGACGGCAGGACGATCGGCCTCGGCGTCGACATCGGCCCGATGGCGATCTGCTACCGCAAGGACCTCTTCGAGAAGGCCGGTCTGCCCACCGACCGCACCAAGCTCGCCGAGCAGTGGAAGGGCGACTGGTCCAAGTACGTCGACCTCGGCAAGCAGTACATGAAGAAGGCGCCGAAGGGCACCAAGTACGTCGACTCGGCGTCCTCGGTGTACAACGCGTCCCTGGGCGGTTCCACGGAGCGGAACTACGACAAGGACGGCAAAGTCGTCTGGGACAAGTCCAAGGGTGTGAAGGACGCCTGGGACGCCGCGATGAGCGTGGCCACCAGTGACATGTCCGCGAAGCTGAAGCAGTTCGACCCCACCTGGGACAAGGGCTTCGCCAACGGCAGCTTCGCCTCGCTGGCCTGCCCCGCCTGGATGCTCGGCTACATCGGCGAGAAGGCCGGCGACTCCGGCAAGGGCAAGTGGGACGTGGCGGCGGCGCCGACCGCGTCCAACTGGGGCGGCTCCTTCCTCGGCGTGCCGACGGCGAGCAAGCACCAGAAGGAGGCCGTCGCGCTGGCCAAGTGGCTGACCGCGCCGGAGCAGCAGGCCAAGGTCTTCGCCAAGCAGGCGAGCTTCCCCTCCACCCCGTCGGCGTACGCGGGTCTGAAGCCGCAGGCCGACACCACGGCCTACTTCTCGAACGCGCCGCTCACCCAGATCTTCTCCGACTCGGCCAAGACCATCCCGGCCCAGCCGCTCGGTCCGAAGGACAAGCCGATCGACACCGCGATCAGTGACATCGGCATCCTCCAGGTGGAGCAGAAGGGCAAGACCCCGGCCCAGGGCTGGGAAGCCGCGTCCAAGGAGATCAAGGACGTGCTCGGCCAGTGA
- a CDS encoding carbohydrate ABC transporter permease, with the protein MTTGDLVLPEARTGRRRATKAGKQLHAGPVTYVALTVFALISLAPLVWTAVAASRTDRRLAQSPPPLWFGGNLFKNLEAAWDQAGLGLAMFNSLIVAGTITVSTVVFSTLAGFAFAKLRFRFSGLLLLLTIGTMMIPPQLAVVPLYLWMSDLGWSNQLQTVILPSLVTAFGTFFMRQYLVQALPTELIEAARVDGASSLRVVWHVVFPAARPAMAVLGLLTFVFAWNDFLWPIIALNQQNPTVQVALNALGTGYVPDQAVIMAGALLGTLPLLIAFLLFGKQIVGGIMQGAIKG; encoded by the coding sequence ATGACCACCGGTGACCTCGTTCTCCCCGAGGCGCGCACGGGCCGGCGCCGGGCCACGAAGGCGGGCAAGCAGTTGCACGCCGGTCCGGTGACGTACGTGGCGCTGACCGTGTTCGCGCTGATCTCGCTGGCCCCGCTGGTGTGGACGGCGGTCGCGGCCTCGCGCACCGACCGGCGGCTCGCCCAGTCCCCTCCGCCGCTGTGGTTCGGCGGCAACCTGTTCAAGAACCTCGAGGCCGCCTGGGACCAGGCCGGGCTCGGCCTGGCGATGTTCAACTCGCTGATCGTCGCGGGCACGATCACGGTCAGCACGGTGGTCTTCTCCACGCTGGCCGGCTTCGCCTTCGCCAAGCTGCGGTTCCGGTTCTCGGGCCTGCTGTTGCTGCTGACCATCGGCACGATGATGATCCCGCCGCAGCTCGCCGTCGTACCGCTGTACCTGTGGATGAGCGACCTCGGCTGGTCCAACCAGCTCCAGACGGTGATCCTGCCGAGCCTGGTGACCGCGTTCGGCACGTTCTTCATGCGGCAGTACCTGGTGCAGGCGCTGCCCACCGAACTGATCGAGGCGGCGCGGGTCGACGGCGCGAGCAGTCTCAGGGTCGTCTGGCACGTGGTGTTCCCGGCGGCGCGGCCCGCGATGGCGGTGCTCGGCCTGCTGACCTTCGTGTTCGCCTGGAACGACTTCCTGTGGCCGATCATCGCCCTGAACCAGCAGAACCCGACCGTGCAGGTCGCCCTGAACGCGCTCGGCACCGGCTACGTCCCGGACCAGGCGGTCATCATGGCGGGCGCGCTGCTCGGCACCCTGCCCCTGCTCATCGCCTTCCTGCTGTTCGGCAAGCAGATCGTGGGCGGCATCATGCAGGGCGCGATCAAGGGCTGA
- a CDS encoding GH1 family beta-glucosidase, whose protein sequence is MPDSSSTVSPVASEVTFPPAFLWGAATSAYQIEGAVREGGRTPSIWDTFSHTPGKTAGGETGDVAVDHYHRYRDDVALMADLGLGAYRFSVSWSRVQPTGRGPAVQIGLDFYRRLVDELLERGIKPAVTLYHWDLPQELEDAGGWPERDTAHRFAEYAHLVGEALGDRVENWITLNEPWCSAFLGYGSGVHAPGRTDPVASLRAAHHLNLAHGLGAAALRAAMPARNQVAVSLNSSVVRPVSQSPADLAAARRIDDLANGVFHGPMLHGAYPESLLTATAPLTDWSFVLDGDLATANAPLDALGLNYYTPALVSAVDDKVSGPRADGHGASEHSPWPGADDVLFHQSPGERTEMGWTVDPTGLYDLLMRYTREAPGLPLYVTENGAAYDDAPDASGRVHDPDRVAYLHSHLSAVRHALRDGADVRGYYLWSLMDNFEWSYGYEKRFGAVYVDYATQERTPKSSARWYGEAARTGTLPSVESAG, encoded by the coding sequence ATGCCCGACTCCTCCTCCACGGTGTCCCCCGTGGCCTCCGAGGTCACCTTCCCTCCGGCCTTCCTCTGGGGGGCGGCGACCTCCGCGTACCAGATCGAGGGGGCGGTCCGCGAGGGCGGCCGTACGCCCTCGATCTGGGACACCTTCAGCCATACACCCGGCAAGACGGCGGGCGGCGAGACCGGCGACGTGGCCGTCGACCACTACCACCGCTACCGCGACGACGTGGCCCTCATGGCGGACCTGGGGCTCGGCGCGTACCGCTTCTCCGTCTCCTGGTCACGCGTGCAGCCCACCGGGCGGGGACCCGCGGTGCAGATCGGCCTGGACTTCTACCGGCGGCTGGTGGACGAGCTGCTGGAGCGCGGCATCAAGCCCGCCGTGACCCTCTACCACTGGGACCTCCCGCAGGAGCTGGAGGACGCGGGCGGCTGGCCGGAGCGCGACACCGCGCACCGGTTCGCCGAGTACGCGCATCTCGTCGGCGAGGCGCTGGGCGACCGGGTGGAGAACTGGATCACCCTCAACGAGCCCTGGTGCAGCGCCTTCCTGGGCTACGGCTCCGGTGTGCACGCCCCCGGCCGCACCGACCCGGTGGCCTCGCTGCGGGCCGCCCACCATCTCAACCTGGCACACGGGCTGGGCGCGGCGGCGCTGCGGGCGGCGATGCCGGCCCGCAACCAGGTCGCGGTCAGCCTCAACTCCTCGGTGGTGCGCCCGGTTTCGCAGAGCCCCGCCGATCTGGCGGCGGCCCGGCGCATCGACGACCTGGCCAACGGCGTCTTCCACGGCCCGATGCTGCACGGCGCCTACCCCGAGTCCCTGCTGACGGCGACGGCCCCGCTGACCGACTGGTCGTTCGTCCTGGACGGCGACCTCGCCACCGCGAACGCCCCGCTGGACGCGCTCGGCCTCAACTACTACACCCCGGCGCTGGTCTCGGCGGTGGACGACAAGGTGAGCGGCCCCCGCGCGGACGGGCACGGCGCGAGCGAGCACTCCCCCTGGCCCGGCGCCGACGACGTCCTGTTCCACCAGAGCCCCGGCGAGCGCACCGAGATGGGCTGGACGGTCGACCCGACCGGCCTCTACGACCTGCTGATGCGCTACACCCGCGAGGCACCCGGACTGCCGCTGTACGTGACGGAGAACGGCGCCGCCTACGACGACGCGCCGGATGCGAGCGGCCGGGTGCACGACCCCGACCGCGTCGCCTATCTCCACTCCCACCTGTCGGCGGTCCGGCACGCCCTGCGCGACGGCGCCGATGTGCGCGGCTACTACTTGTGGTCCCTGATGGACAACTTCGAGTGGTCCTACGGCTACGAGAAGCGGTTCGGCGCGGTGTACGTGGACTACGCCACGCAGGAGCGGACCCCGAAGTCCAGCGCCCGCTGGTACGGCGAGGCGGCCCGTACCGGCACGCTGCCGTCGGTGGAGTCGGCGGGCTGA